A genome region from Bradyrhizobium sp. WSM1417 includes the following:
- the urtC gene encoding urea ABC transporter permease subunit UrtC: MTPHMLTRSLDRGATIFLAVVVACGILIPLSNLLLPAGSFLQVPTYLVALWGKYVCYAILALSIDLIWGYCGILSLGHGAFFALGGYAMGMYLMRQIGSRGVYGNPILPDFMVFLNYSKLPWYWYGFDMFWFAALMVLIVPGLLAFCFGWLAFRSRVTGVYLSIITQAMTYALLLAFFRNDFGFGGNNGMTDFKDILGFNVQAEGTRAALFALSCLALIAGFLICRAIVSSKLGKVLIAVRDAESRTRFLGYRVESYKLFVFTVSACMAGVAGALYVPQVGIINPSEFAPGNSIEAVIWVAVGGRGTLVGAALGAVVVNYAKTFFTSGMLAPYWLFMLGAMFILVTLLLPKGIVGTFNAWWDSSTERRDAATIASAAAEDGVTEPKMAEEAQ; the protein is encoded by the coding sequence ATGACCCCTCACATGCTGACGCGATCGCTGGACCGCGGCGCGACAATCTTCCTTGCCGTCGTCGTGGCCTGCGGCATCCTCATCCCGCTCTCCAACCTGCTGCTGCCCGCGGGCTCGTTCCTGCAAGTGCCGACCTATCTGGTCGCGCTCTGGGGCAAATACGTCTGCTACGCCATACTGGCGCTCTCGATTGACCTGATCTGGGGCTATTGCGGCATCCTCTCGCTCGGCCACGGCGCCTTCTTCGCGCTCGGCGGCTACGCGATGGGCATGTACCTGATGCGGCAGATCGGCAGCCGCGGCGTCTACGGCAACCCGATCCTGCCGGACTTCATGGTGTTCCTGAACTATTCGAAGCTGCCCTGGTACTGGTACGGCTTCGACATGTTCTGGTTTGCCGCGCTGATGGTGCTGATCGTGCCGGGGCTGCTCGCCTTTTGCTTCGGCTGGCTCGCCTTCCGCTCCCGCGTCACGGGCGTGTATCTGTCGATCATCACGCAGGCGATGACCTATGCACTGCTGCTTGCCTTCTTCCGCAACGATTTCGGCTTCGGCGGCAACAACGGCATGACCGACTTCAAGGACATTTTGGGCTTCAACGTGCAGGCCGAGGGCACGCGTGCTGCGCTGTTCGCGCTGAGCTGCCTGGCGCTGATCGCCGGCTTCCTGATCTGCCGCGCCATCGTCTCGTCCAAGCTCGGCAAGGTTCTGATCGCCGTGCGCGATGCGGAATCGCGCACGCGCTTCCTCGGCTACCGCGTCGAATCCTACAAGCTGTTCGTGTTCACGGTGTCGGCCTGCATGGCCGGCGTCGCCGGCGCGCTCTATGTGCCGCAGGTCGGCATCATCAACCCGAGCGAATTCGCGCCGGGCAATTCGATCGAGGCGGTGATCTGGGTTGCGGTCGGCGGCCGCGGTACGCTGGTCGGCGCTGCGCTCGGCGCCGTCGTCGTCAACTACGCAAAGACGTTCTTCACCTCCGGCATGCTCGCACCTTACTGGCTGTTCATGCTGGGCGCCATGTTCATCCTGGTGACGCTGCTGCTGCCCAAGGGCATCGTCGGCACGTTCAACGCCTGGTGGGACTCGTCGACGGAAAGGCGCGACGCCGCGACCATTGCGAGCGCTGCGGCCGAGGACGGCGTGACCGAACCCAAAATGGCGGAGGAAGCGCAATGA
- the urtD gene encoding urea ABC transporter ATP-binding protein UrtD — protein MNVMDTRATSAMLYLDGVHVSFDGFHAINNLSLTLEPGEMRAIIGPNGAGKTTMMDIITGKTKPDEGTVLFDGVTDLTRLDETRIAELGIGRKFQKPTVFESQTVQDNLLLALNVDHSVKGTLFWRGSRAESEQIDKVLETIRLTDARNRLAGSLSHGQKQWLEIGMLLAQDPKLLLVDEPVAGMTDVETHLTAELLKEINKTHTVMVVEHDMTFVRELGVKVTCLHEGTVLAEGTIDQVSSNERVIEVYLGR, from the coding sequence ATGAACGTCATGGACACCCGCGCGACCTCCGCAATGCTGTATCTCGACGGCGTGCACGTCTCGTTCGACGGCTTCCACGCCATCAACAACCTCTCGCTGACGCTCGAGCCCGGCGAGATGCGCGCCATCATCGGCCCGAACGGCGCCGGCAAGACCACGATGATGGACATCATCACCGGCAAGACCAAGCCTGACGAAGGCACCGTGCTGTTCGACGGCGTCACCGATCTGACGCGGCTGGACGAGACCCGCATCGCCGAGCTCGGCATCGGCCGCAAATTCCAGAAGCCGACCGTGTTCGAGAGCCAGACCGTGCAGGACAATCTGTTGCTCGCGCTCAATGTCGACCACAGCGTCAAGGGTACGCTGTTCTGGCGCGGCAGCCGGGCAGAATCCGAACAGATCGACAAGGTGCTGGAGACGATCCGTCTCACCGATGCCCGCAACCGTCTCGCCGGCAGCCTCAGCCACGGCCAGAAGCAGTGGCTCGAGATCGGCATGCTGCTCGCCCAGGATCCAAAACTGCTTCTCGTCGACGAGCCCGTCGCTGGCATGACCGACGTCGAGACGCATCTCACCGCCGAGCTGCTCAAGGAAATCAACAAGACCCACACCGTGATGGTGGTCGAGCACGACATGACGTTCGTGCGCGAGCTCGGCGTCAAGGTCACTTGCCTGCACGAGGGGACCGTGCTCGCGGAAGGCACCATCGACCAGGTCTCGTCCAACGAGCGGGTCATCGAAGTCTATCTGGGGCGGTGA